One genomic segment of Helianthus annuus cultivar XRQ/B chromosome 14, HanXRQr2.0-SUNRISE, whole genome shotgun sequence includes these proteins:
- the LOC110893868 gene encoding RING-H2 finger protein ATL70 translates to MNTTINAGEPPYTTTDPGNTEVTIPYGLGFFLVVIFLVVTLCYGSYIYKSSTRFRPPPRANTTIAFGTTTNHHHAHDDHHLITFSQGLADDVLVTFPTFVYSEALMPRIHKGDASTDDTNNSGCSICLADYNPADVLRLLPECGHLFHVSCVDTWLKVHPTCPVCRNSPIPMV, encoded by the coding sequence ATGAACACCACAATAAACGCCGGAGAACCACCCTACACCACCACGGACCCCGGAAACACCGAAGTAACGATCCCCTACGGCCTCGGGTTCTTCCTAGTAGTCATCTTCCTTGTCGTCACCCTATGCTACGGGTCTTACATCTATAAAAGTAGCACACGCTTTCGCCCACCACCACGAGCTAATACAACTATCGCTTTTGGTACCACAACCAATCACCACCATGCACACGATGACCACCACCTCATAACATTCTCTCAAGGACTTGCGGACGATGTTCTCGTGACTTTTCCAACGTTTGTTTATTCTGAGGCCTTGATGCCTCGTATTCATAAAGGAGACGCGTCAACTGATGACACGAACAACTCTGGTTGCTCGATCTGCTTGGCCGACTATAACCCGGCCGATGTACTTAGGTTGTTGCCCGAATGTGGGCACTTGTTTCATGTGAGTTGTGTAGATACGTGGTTGAAGGTGCATCCTACTTGTCCGGTGTGTCGGAACTCGCCAATTCCTATGGTCTAG
- the LOC110942296 gene encoding mitogen-activated protein kinase 3-like, translating into MMTTEMAYAVLSPSRTTVPQEPFATLFVNCEQVNIFSLMLNSETNEMLALKKSAYAFDNCVDAKRTLHEIKLLPYLHHENVSFALM; encoded by the exons ATGATGACGACAGAGATGGCGTACGCGGTGTTGTCCCCTTCGCGGACTACG GTACCCCAAGAACCGTTTGCGACTCTTTTTGTTAACTGTGAGCAGGTAAACATTTTTAG TTTGATGCTGAACTCAGAGACGAATGAGATGCTTGCTTTGAAGAAGAGTGCGTATGCTTTCGATAATTGTGTGGATGCGAAGCGGACGCTTCATGAGATTAAGCTTCTTCCATATTTGCATCATGAGAATGTGAGTTTTGCTTTGATGTGA
- the LOC110939492 gene encoding stellacyanin — protein sequence MAADGGHWFSILATIIVPLATVIILFTPACSGTITHTVGDSIWSIPQTEGFYNKWASSRLFRPGDILYFEFDRDLYHVMRVQNWEYQMCETNIVIPWEVYRDGKAWVTLPEEGYYTYICNVLDYCSLGLRFELKVNKSDSP from the exons ATGGCAGCGGACGGAGGTCACTGGTTTTCAATATTAGCGACAATTATAGTACCACTGGCGACAGTTATAATACTCTTTACCCCAGCCTGCAGTGGAACGATCACACACACAGTGGGTGACTCCATTTGGTCGATCCCACAAACCGAAGGCTTTTATAACAAGTGGGCGTCTTCTCGGCTTTTTCGTCCAGGAGACATTCTCT ATTTCGAATTTGATCGAGATTTATACCACGTGATGCGGGTTCAGAATTGGGAGTACCAGATGTGCGAGACCAACATTGTAATTCCGTGGGAGGTTTACCGTGACGGGAAGGCGTGGGTTACTTTACCAGAGGAGGGTTATTATACTTACATATGCAATGTGTTGGACTATTGTTCCTTAGGGTTAAGATTTGAGTTAAAGGTTAACAAGAGCGATTCCCCTTGA